In Bernardetia litoralis DSM 6794, the genomic window TGCTTGTACCAAAAACAAGATCATCGTAAGAAACAAGACCATCATATATTCTACGAGCTAACCCTTGCCCTGTAGTTATTGGACTTTCCCAGTTTTCAATCATGTTTATTTCGTCGTTTGTTATTCCTTTAGAAGTATCATTAACATGATCTAAACCTGCATTGTGTCCCATAACATGAAGTATAGCAAGTGCATATCTCTGAGGTTTAGTCATGCTACCTACAATATCTATAAGTTGTGTTTTCATTAAGTTAGTAGCAAAAGCAGCAGTATTGCCTACAGAATTATTATAGCGCATAATTTTTATTTCATCTTCCCAAGTTCTATAACCTCGAGAGCTATTTGAAGAACCTGCATATTTCCTACTAAATGTCCAACCACTTGCAACTTCAATTCTTGAACCTTTTAAACTCTTTAAATCAAGAACTGTAGGATTAAAAAATGTAGCATCAGAATACATTTGACTTTTGTGTGTGTTTGTATCTCCAAACAAATATACAGCATTTATACCTTTTGCAGCATCTTGACTCATTCCTACAGTAGAAGTAACATGATTGAATTGAATTCTTAAACCCATTCTTTTATCTTTGAATGTAGCTCTAAGAACATCTACAGCAGCAGCCAAATCAGGATCGTTTCCATAATTCACAATAGTAATAACAGCAGGACCTTGTCCAGGCGTTCCTCCCATTGAATAAGGTGATGCTCTAGTATTTCCTAAATCCCAAACGTGACCTCCTGCACCAATTTTAGAACCAGTCCCCCAACCTCCAGGAGGTGCAGCAACAGGAGAAGCAGGAGGAGTACCATTACCACTTCCTGTTCCATCTCCTACACTCAATCCACTCGGATCATTAAAAGAAACAGGATTATTATAAGCATACTGGTACATATTTACACCAACATAAATATCAGCCAACGGTTCTACCTGCCAAAATCTCCCAAGCTGTGCATCATAACTTCTAAAAGGTGTTTCATAGAGTTCAAGACCAAAAGCCTGTTCTTTTTCTACCATTCCGTTGAACTGATATTTCAATTCTCCGTCCCTTTCTATGCCACTCATATTCATTCCAAACGGATAGTAGTGGTGTTCTTGGGTAATGACTAAAGTAGGGTCGCTTTCTACTCGTAGTTCAAGATTATCAAAATAAACAGGTTCTGTATCTTGGTTGTCTATGAAAACAGTAAGGTTTCCGTCTTGCTCAATAGTGAGTTCAGATACCAGTTTTTGCCACGAAACAGTAGCAGAAATAGTTATTTTTTGTCTTTTCTCAACAAGCAAACTATCGGTAGAATCTCTAAGCTGCAAGACTAATTCCCCTCGTGGTACGTGGTAGGTATCAGGTTCTAAATTTTTCGCCCTTTTGGCTCTCTTTATTCCTTTTTAACAATACTAACAGTAAACTCAATACAGTATTTATGATTATCTAACAAATACACAATGAAAGTGTGTATTCCTTCTTTTATTGGAGAGTTAATCATTACGTTAGTATTTTTCATTTTATACGATTGCCCTGCTTTAATTGTATTGTGAGGTAGTACTAATTCTCTTTCTATACGTCCACCACCATAATAGTCTATACACTCTATAAAATATTTACTACCTTTTGATATGTCCACTTTGAACACTAATGTATCTTTACCATGTATATTGATAAACTCACGATATATTAAGGAGTCTGTAGGTTGTTTCAATGATACAAAATTCCTTTTTATTAAATTTTCTTCACAATATACAGAATCTTGTGCTTTTAAATAGTTACATTCCAACAAAAGAAGAAGAAAAACGCATATATAAATGATTTTCATTTAGTTTATAGTTAGATTTAAAATATTTTAATCCTGCTTGTTCAAAAAACATAACACCAAAAGCACTCTCGTATGGCTCATCATTAATTATTTCTTCATATCTTTCTTGTGCATACTGTTGCATAAGAGGTAAGTTCATTTGACTACGAATACGATTTACCCAAGATTCAGTATCACCTAAAGGATAACTTTCTGTGTGGTTATCTAATAATTGCCCCCCTTTCAATGTATGTTTATACTCATGAAGAAAATTAGTAGCTAATCCCCAAGTTCTTTGTAAACCAGCTTTTCTTAATCCATAGGAAGCCCCAAGTTGTATATTTTCTATTTGCCACCTATCAAAAAGTATAGTATTACCATTAGGGTCTCCTTTATTTCCTATACCTGTGTCTATAGGATCACTTGCTGTTTTACCATGTGCACCATTGTAATTATTCAAAACTTGTGTTACAGTTCTTGAATTAATAGCTCGTATTAGTTCTCTTCTAGCTATTGCACTAGGGTTTTTTATTTTATTGAAACCAAATACTTTACCAATCCAATAACTTCTGTTATAATCTAAGAAACCATTTTTATTTATATGTAAAGAACCAAGACCAGTAAATCGTTTAAGGTCTTTTACTAATCTAGTAGCTCCTGCTGGGTCGCCTGCTCTTAAATCACTCATATCAATTCCTCTGTTTCTTGGACTTCCTGTTGGCATACTAGCGAAACCTCTATTTCCACTTAGCCAGCCACTACCTCCCATACTTCCACCACCAGAAGCTCCTCCACTACTTCCTCCTCTACCTCCAGCAGTTCCAGAAGTCCACCTTCCACTATTTGTGTTTATTGAAACATGTCCATAATTTCCTCCTAACCTTGCAAAAGTTGTTTTTACTGCTAATCTGACACTCCTCCATAAATCTCCTACTGCACTCAACCCATTGGGGTCATTAAAAGAAACAGGATTATTATAAGCATATTGATACATACTAATACCACAATAAATATCAGCCAACGGCTCTACCTGCCAAAATCTCCCAAGCTGTGCATCATAACTTCTAAACGGTGTTTCATAGAGTTCAAGACCAAAGGCTTCTTCTTTTTCTACCATTCCGTTGAACTGATACATCAAATCGCCTTGACGTTCAATGCCACTTAGATTCATTCCAAATGGATAATAATGGTGTTCTTGGGTAATGACTAAAGTAGGGTCGCTTTCTACTCGTAGTTCAAGTTCATCAAAATAAACAGGTTCAGTATCTTGGTTATCTATGAAAACAGTAAGGTTTCCGTCTTTTTCAATAGTGAGTTCAGATACTAGTTTTTGCCACGAAATAGTAGCAGAAATTGTTATTTTTTGTCGCTTCTCAACAATCAAACTATCTGTTGAATCTCTAAGCTGCAAAACTAATTCCCCTCGTGGTACATGGTAGCTATCAGGTTCTAAATCCTTCGCCCTTTTGGCTCTCTTTAGTTCTCGTAAGTTACGAATAACTGGTACGAAATAAAAAACACAAAAATACCTACCCTTTCAAGTCTAAGATTTGAAAAACTGATAAATCGTAGTCGCAGACTACGCTTAACGACTGGGTAGTAAAATCTATTCCTCTGACTCTTCCTCCTCTCCTTTTATCCAAATTTTGCGTCTAAAAACTGTCTTTAAATTATCTGAAGTTATTATAATAATAAATAAATCTCCTACAGTTTTTATGTTTCTTACTGTAAACTTTAGGGAAACTAAATTTTTAGAGGTAAAATCAACGGAGTCACATGAGCAACAAGATATGTGTTTTTGTTTCATAGCTCTCAATTGTGTT contains:
- a CDS encoding RHS repeat domain-containing protein, which encodes MQLRDSTDSLLVEKRQKITISATVSWQKLVSELTIEQDGNLTVFIDNQDTEPVYFDNLELRVESDPTLVITQEHHYYPFGMNMSGIERDGELKYQFNGMVEKEQAFGLELYETPFRSYDAQLGRFWQVEPLADIYVGVNMYQYAYNNPVSFNDPSGLSVGDGTGSGNGTPPASPVAAPPGGWGTGSKIGAGGHVWDLGNTRASPYSMGGTPGQGPAVITIVNYGNDPDLAAAVDVLRATFKDKRMGLRIQFNHVTSTVGMSQDAAKGINAVYLFGDTNTHKSQMYSDATFFNPTVLDLKSLKGSRIEVASGWTFSRKYAGSSNSSRGYRTWEDEIKIMRYNNSVGNTAAFATNLMKTQLIDIVGSMTKPQRYALAILHVMGHNAGLDHVNDTSKGITNDEINMIENWESPITTGQGLARRIYDGLVSYDDLVFGTSKSSKVWRSFVKGYFNPYAWNGNLNNSLFLMDSILRNEHLDLFFNFSKHDGR
- a CDS encoding RHS repeat domain-containing protein, whose product is MQLRDSTDSLIVEKRQKITISATISWQKLVSELTIEKDGNLTVFIDNQDTEPVYFDELELRVESDPTLVITQEHHYYPFGMNLSGIERQGDLMYQFNGMVEKEEAFGLELYETPFRSYDAQLGRFWQVEPLADIYCGISMYQYAYNNPVSFNDPNGLSAVGDLWRSVRLAVKTTFARLGGNYGHVSINTNSGRWTSGTAGGRGGSSGGASGGGSMGGSGWLSGNRGFASMPTGSPRNRGIDMSDLRAGDPAGATRLVKDLKRFTGLGSLHINKNGFLDYNRSYWIGKVFGFNKIKNPSAIARRELIRAINSRTVTQVLNNYNGAHGKTASDPIDTGIGNKGDPNGNTILFDRWQIENIQLGASYGLRKAGLQRTWGLATNFLHEYKHTLKGGQLLDNHTESYPLGDTESWVNRIRSQMNLPLMQQYAQERYEEIINDEPYESAFGVMFFEQAGLKYFKSNYKLNENHLYMRFSSSFVGM